The following are encoded in a window of Arthrobacter woluwensis genomic DNA:
- a CDS encoding glycogen/starch/alpha-glucan phosphorylase, with protein sequence MSDTPVSHPLALGPVAPPASTVDGFVQEFLNNLNFRQGVALSTSSDNDRYLALAETVRDYLMARWLEDQRRQHERQAKGVCYLSAEYLLGRQLDNNLLASGLNEIATEALASCGIDIDELRRLEVEPGLGNGGLGRLAACFVDSLATMSVPSIGYGIRYEFGIFRQTFVEGQQAEQPDQWLAMGSPWEFPHPEAAQTISFGGHTESYDDDGTQRTRWVPAWDVQAVPYNYMVPGYRNGRVNTLRLWSAEATNAFDLRTFNSGEYSEAVRAQTFASNISKVLYPEDSTPQGKELRLQQQYFFVAASIRDFLDRQLAEGFDLKNLPERVIFQLNDTHPVIAVPELMRVLVDERGLDWAEAWEITRQCFAYTCHTLLPEALEVWSVDLLGRLLPRHLEIIYRINEEFLLSVREQFGDDEMRIRNMSIIGEHPERSVRMAYLATVAGAKVNGVAELHSQLLRDKVLPDFAEFFPGKFTNVTNGVTPRRFLRLANPALSSLISDTIGSGWETDLDRLKELEPHAENPAFRAAFAEVKAHNKDRLRDELMLRDGLVVGEGHLLDVMVKRLHEYKRQMLQVLHIVTLYEGVQSGRVKASDITPRTFIFGAKAAPGYAMAKRIIHLINAVGSVVNNDPRVEGRLKVLFPPNYNVTLAERVIPAADLSEQISLAGKEASGTGNMKFALNGALTIGTDDGANVEIRELVGDDNFFLFGMTEPEVAALWAKGYRPSEFYQGNEDLRRAMDLIASGAFSGGDRSTFEPIVSNLLYDDRFMVLADYGSYLQAQRTVDAAYADQDAWTRSAILNVARCGFFSSDRSMRDYIERIWHTPPSL encoded by the coding sequence ATGTCTGACACTCCTGTTTCTCACCCGCTCGCACTCGGGCCGGTGGCCCCACCCGCCAGCACCGTAGACGGGTTCGTCCAAGAATTCCTCAACAACCTGAACTTCCGTCAGGGCGTGGCGCTGTCGACATCGAGCGACAACGACCGCTACCTGGCGCTGGCTGAGACCGTGCGGGACTATCTCATGGCCCGCTGGCTGGAAGACCAGCGCCGCCAGCACGAGCGCCAGGCCAAGGGCGTCTGCTATCTTTCCGCCGAGTACCTCCTGGGGCGGCAGCTCGACAACAACCTCCTGGCGAGCGGGCTCAATGAGATCGCGACCGAAGCCCTCGCCTCCTGCGGCATCGACATCGATGAGCTCCGCCGCCTTGAGGTCGAGCCGGGTCTCGGCAACGGCGGTCTGGGTCGCCTGGCGGCCTGTTTCGTCGATTCCCTCGCCACCATGAGCGTCCCGTCCATCGGGTACGGCATCCGCTACGAATTCGGCATCTTCCGTCAGACGTTCGTCGAAGGCCAGCAGGCCGAACAGCCCGATCAGTGGCTGGCCATGGGCTCCCCCTGGGAATTCCCGCACCCTGAAGCGGCGCAGACCATCTCGTTCGGCGGTCACACTGAAAGCTACGACGACGACGGCACGCAGCGGACCCGCTGGGTCCCGGCCTGGGACGTCCAGGCCGTCCCCTACAACTACATGGTGCCCGGCTACCGCAATGGCCGCGTCAACACGCTGCGCCTCTGGAGCGCCGAGGCCACCAACGCCTTCGATCTGCGCACCTTCAACTCCGGCGAGTACTCGGAGGCCGTGCGCGCCCAGACGTTCGCGTCCAACATCTCCAAAGTGCTGTACCCGGAGGACTCGACGCCGCAGGGCAAGGAGCTGCGCCTTCAGCAGCAGTACTTCTTCGTGGCCGCCTCGATCCGGGACTTCCTGGACCGTCAGCTCGCCGAGGGTTTCGATCTCAAGAACCTGCCTGAGCGCGTGATCTTCCAGCTCAACGACACTCACCCGGTGATCGCGGTGCCGGAACTCATGCGCGTCCTGGTGGATGAGCGAGGTCTCGACTGGGCCGAAGCGTGGGAGATCACCCGTCAGTGTTTCGCCTACACCTGTCACACTCTCCTGCCGGAGGCCCTGGAAGTCTGGTCGGTGGACCTGCTCGGGCGCCTGCTCCCCCGCCACCTGGAGATCATCTACCGCATCAATGAGGAGTTCCTCCTGTCGGTGCGGGAACAGTTCGGCGACGATGAGATGCGGATCCGCAACATGTCGATCATCGGCGAGCACCCGGAACGCTCCGTCCGGATGGCTTATCTGGCGACAGTGGCCGGCGCCAAGGTCAACGGCGTCGCCGAGCTGCACTCACAGCTCCTCCGGGACAAGGTGCTCCCCGACTTCGCCGAGTTCTTCCCCGGCAAGTTCACCAACGTCACCAACGGGGTCACGCCACGGCGTTTCCTCCGCTTGGCGAATCCCGCACTGTCCTCTCTCATCTCGGACACCATCGGCTCGGGCTGGGAGACGGACCTGGACCGCCTCAAAGAACTGGAGCCCCACGCGGAGAATCCTGCGTTCCGCGCGGCATTCGCCGAGGTCAAAGCCCATAACAAGGACCGCCTCCGCGACGAGCTGATGCTCCGTGACGGCCTGGTGGTCGGTGAGGGACATCTGCTCGACGTCATGGTGAAGCGCCTGCACGAGTACAAGCGCCAGATGCTCCAGGTGCTGCACATCGTCACGCTCTACGAGGGTGTCCAGTCCGGCCGGGTGAAGGCATCCGACATCACTCCGCGTACTTTCATCTTCGGGGCGAAGGCCGCTCCTGGATATGCCATGGCGAAGCGGATCATCCACCTCATCAACGCGGTCGGATCCGTGGTCAATAACGATCCGCGCGTCGAAGGCCGGCTCAAGGTGCTCTTCCCGCCCAACTACAACGTCACGCTCGCCGAGCGGGTGATTCCGGCCGCCGACCTCTCGGAGCAGATCTCCCTGGCCGGCAAGGAGGCCTCCGGCACGGGCAACATGAAGTTCGCGCTGAACGGCGCGCTCACCATCGGCACGGACGACGGCGCGAACGTCGAGATCCGCGAGCTTGTGGGCGATGACAACTTCTTCCTCTTCGGCATGACCGAACCGGAGGTCGCGGCACTGTGGGCCAAGGGATATCGGCCGAGCGAGTTCTACCAGGGCAATGAGGACCTCCGCCGCGCGATGGACCTCATCGCCTCCGGCGCGTTCTCCGGCGGAGACCGCTCGACCTTCGAACCGATCGTCTCCAACCTGCTCTACGACGACCGCTTCATGGTGCTGGCGGACTACGGCTCTTATTTGCAGGCTCAGCGCACCGTGGACGCCGCATACGCAGACCAGGACGCCTGGACCCGGTCCGCGATCCTGAACGTCGCGCGCTGCGGCTTCTTCTCGTCGGATCGCTCGATGCGCGACTACATCGAGCGGATCTGGCACACGCCGCCGTCGCTGTAG
- a CDS encoding SAM-dependent methyltransferase — translation MTDSTSLELPPLHDSLTWLTPLSEERAAHLVTFLSDPAPTDVLDMGCGWGELLLRVVESVPHARGRGVDRSPAFIERARQQARIRGLDDRVIFDLMPGLEAQNAAADAVICIGASQIWGPPVEDAQPLDYGAALRSLLLTEPSSPKPTGGPAASCAPN, via the coding sequence GTGACGGACAGTACATCGCTGGAACTACCGCCCCTCCATGACTCTCTGACGTGGCTGACTCCGCTCTCGGAGGAACGCGCCGCGCACCTGGTGACCTTCTTATCCGACCCTGCGCCGACGGACGTTCTGGACATGGGGTGCGGGTGGGGTGAGTTGCTGCTCCGGGTCGTGGAGTCGGTGCCGCACGCGCGAGGCAGGGGAGTGGACCGGTCGCCGGCGTTCATCGAGCGGGCACGCCAGCAAGCGCGGATTCGCGGGCTGGATGACCGGGTGATTTTCGATCTCATGCCTGGCTTGGAGGCTCAGAATGCAGCGGCCGATGCGGTCATCTGCATTGGTGCGAGCCAGATCTGGGGGCCGCCGGTGGAGGATGCCCAGCCCCTGGACTACGGCGCGGCTCTGCGGTCTTTGCTGCTGACGGAACCAAGCTCGCCGAAGCCGACGGGCGGCCCGGCGGCATCGTGCGCGCCGAACTGA
- a CDS encoding MerR family transcriptional regulator, which yields MRISELARRTGVAPSAIRFYEDRDMFSPGQVKRLPNGYRDYTPEAQRRVELILAGRAAGFSLTEMRERMTHWDGMSEGEKASLLAEQLEVIDGRIAELAHARDTVRAALVALRGSRAVGEVDRQ from the coding sequence ATGAGGATCAGTGAACTGGCTCGCCGCACGGGTGTGGCGCCGTCGGCGATCAGGTTCTACGAGGATCGGGACATGTTCAGCCCGGGTCAGGTGAAGCGATTGCCCAATGGCTATCGTGACTACACGCCGGAGGCTCAGCGCCGAGTGGAACTGATTCTTGCGGGACGGGCGGCCGGCTTCTCGTTGACGGAGATGCGGGAGCGCATGACGCATTGGGACGGCATGAGCGAGGGGGAGAAGGCGTCGCTCCTGGCGGAGCAGCTCGAGGTCATCGACGGGCGGATTGCCGAACTCGCACATGCCCGGGACACCGTCAGGGCCGCGCTGGTAGCGTTGCGAGGGAGCCGCGCTGTTGGAGAGGTGGACCGGCAATGA
- a CDS encoding DUF998 domain-containing protein, with amino-acid sequence MTHFLAGTAVVLFSLRLLLFVLLHVLPGGIHPVHDTVSDYAASPAKRTRAVASAASWTASLAWLSLGFAVLSSTSRSDTTLGGWLLGLGVLLAVMPFVPTDRSGTTTTTRGRIHLLFAIAWFTLAYATITPLSRLIAGPAGAVAVVNALDLIAAISLTALVLALLIQPLRRRFFGLSERLFIVVVTAAPLVAAAVLASP; translated from the coding sequence ATGACGCACTTCCTCGCCGGCACAGCGGTTGTTCTGTTCTCCCTGCGGCTCCTGCTGTTCGTCCTGCTGCACGTGCTGCCCGGCGGCATCCACCCTGTCCACGACACCGTCAGCGATTACGCCGCATCTCCGGCGAAACGGACCAGGGCAGTCGCTTCCGCCGCATCGTGGACGGCGTCCTTGGCCTGGCTTTCGCTCGGCTTCGCCGTCCTGTCTAGCACCTCCCGATCGGACACCACGCTGGGTGGCTGGCTGCTCGGCCTCGGCGTGCTCCTGGCGGTCATGCCTTTCGTGCCGACCGATCGCAGCGGCACCACCACGACCACGCGTGGCAGGATCCATCTGCTGTTCGCGATCGCCTGGTTCACCCTCGCCTACGCGACCATCACCCCCTTGAGCAGATTGATCGCGGGCCCAGCGGGCGCCGTCGCCGTGGTGAACGCACTGGATCTGATCGCGGCGATCTCGTTGACGGCGCTTGTCCTCGCCTTGCTCATCCAGCCTCTACGACGCCGGTTCTTCGGTCTCAGCGAACGCCTCTTCATCGTGGTGGTCACTGCTGCTCCGCTGGTGGCAGCAGCAGTCCTGGCCTCCCCCTGA
- a CDS encoding GNAT family N-acetyltransferase, whose translation MSPTPPFLPPVDIAPGFVVRKALRNDLGSLIELLHDDMLGQTRERHDDGAYLRGFEAVDSDPAQFLAVVEDSDGALVGLMQLSLIPGISRGGRLRLNIEGVRIASTLRGQGVGSAMISWAVEYGRRNGAGLVQLTTDARRTDAQRFYTRLGFVASHVGMKLDLD comes from the coding sequence ATGAGCCCCACTCCCCCGTTCCTGCCACCCGTCGACATCGCACCGGGCTTCGTCGTCCGCAAGGCCCTCCGCAATGACCTGGGGTCCCTCATCGAGCTGCTGCACGATGACATGCTCGGTCAGACCCGCGAACGGCACGACGACGGCGCCTACCTCCGAGGCTTCGAAGCGGTCGACTCCGATCCGGCCCAGTTCCTCGCGGTCGTCGAAGACTCCGACGGCGCCCTCGTCGGGTTGATGCAGCTCAGCCTGATCCCGGGGATTTCCCGTGGCGGACGCCTCCGGCTCAACATCGAAGGCGTCCGCATCGCGTCGACGCTGCGCGGACAAGGAGTGGGGTCCGCCATGATCTCCTGGGCCGTCGAGTACGGCCGCCGGAACGGAGCCGGCCTCGTCCAGCTCACGACGGACGCCCGCAGGACCGACGCCCAGCGTTTCTACACCCGGCTGGGGTTCGTGGCGAGCCACGTTGGCATGAAGCTCGACCTGGATTGA
- a CDS encoding penicillin-binding transpeptidase domain-containing protein yields the protein MTLVGKSTKTLSVLAASVILLGSLSACDDGRKGAESYVQQLAGGLAGLNVGSVRFDGVDGAEADKKLKAIVKGLPDSKPTVKVDSVTVEGEKGTAKLSFDWTLSGAHWSYSTQAGLKKSNGEWTAQWSPALVAPDLKDGEVLETGGQSAPRADILGAGGKVLVTNRPVLDFGIDKSRLNGKDADAAAQQVARLADVDPAGFAAQVKASGPQAFVKAITLRADSAEAKALTAEKLAQIPGARTVPGTLPLAPSRGFARAVLGTVGEATAEQVEKSKGELKAGDMTGIGGLQARYDSQLRGQEGVVVRAKSTVPADAPTTDGATQDAGRVLFQVEAKAGTPLKTTLDPRLQALAEDTLKDIGPASAIVALRPSDGAVLAAASGPGSNGYNTAMIGQYAPGSTFKIVDSLAMIRNGMTPDSTVSCTATASVDGRTFKNAPLYPASEVGTIPLREAFAHSCNTAFINARDKVSQAQVSAAAQSLGVGLPSDTLNFDGFLGSVPAAAEGTEHAASMIGQGKVLMSPLAAAVMAGSVGKGAPVTPKLVLGEGTAATPGATASGSPSPSTTTAPIEKPITPAESVKLKDLMRAVVTSGHAGFLSDVPGAPVGAKTGTAEFGTDNPPKTHAWIVATHGDLAVAVFVEDGGLGADTSGPLLKKFLVGAAG from the coding sequence ATGACGCTCGTGGGGAAATCAACGAAAACACTCAGTGTCCTGGCCGCTTCCGTCATCCTGCTCGGTTCGCTGTCGGCGTGTGACGACGGGCGCAAGGGCGCCGAGTCCTACGTCCAGCAGCTCGCCGGCGGTCTCGCCGGGCTCAACGTCGGTTCGGTGCGCTTCGACGGCGTCGACGGCGCGGAAGCGGACAAGAAGCTGAAAGCCATCGTGAAGGGCCTGCCGGACAGCAAGCCCACCGTCAAGGTCGATTCCGTGACGGTGGAGGGGGAGAAGGGGACGGCGAAGCTCTCCTTCGACTGGACGCTGTCCGGAGCCCATTGGAGCTATTCCACCCAGGCCGGGCTGAAGAAGAGCAACGGCGAATGGACTGCTCAGTGGAGTCCCGCGCTCGTGGCGCCCGATCTGAAGGACGGCGAGGTCCTGGAGACGGGCGGTCAGTCCGCGCCCCGCGCGGACATTCTGGGAGCCGGAGGCAAGGTCCTGGTCACCAATCGGCCCGTCCTCGATTTCGGCATCGACAAGTCCCGTCTGAATGGCAAGGATGCCGATGCGGCCGCGCAGCAGGTGGCCCGCCTGGCCGATGTGGATCCCGCCGGATTCGCGGCACAGGTCAAGGCCTCCGGGCCTCAGGCATTCGTCAAGGCGATCACTCTCCGGGCGGACTCGGCGGAGGCCAAAGCACTGACCGCAGAGAAGCTCGCTCAGATCCCCGGCGCGAGGACCGTCCCGGGCACGTTGCCGCTGGCGCCGAGCCGGGGCTTCGCCCGCGCAGTCCTGGGGACGGTGGGCGAAGCGACCGCCGAACAGGTGGAGAAGTCCAAGGGTGAGCTCAAAGCCGGTGACATGACCGGCATCGGCGGCCTCCAGGCCCGGTATGACTCGCAGCTGCGCGGTCAGGAGGGCGTGGTGGTCCGGGCCAAGTCCACCGTCCCGGCGGATGCGCCGACGACGGACGGCGCCACCCAGGACGCGGGCCGCGTGCTCTTCCAGGTGGAGGCCAAAGCTGGAACCCCCCTCAAGACGACCCTCGACCCACGCCTTCAGGCGCTTGCGGAGGACACTCTCAAGGACATCGGGCCGGCCTCCGCGATCGTCGCCCTGCGGCCGTCTGACGGAGCCGTGCTCGCTGCGGCCTCGGGACCCGGCAGCAATGGCTACAACACGGCCATGATCGGTCAGTATGCGCCGGGTTCGACGTTCAAGATCGTGGACTCCCTGGCGATGATCCGCAACGGCATGACCCCGGACAGCACCGTTTCCTGCACCGCCACTGCTTCCGTGGATGGCCGGACCTTCAAGAACGCTCCGCTGTATCCCGCCTCGGAAGTGGGGACGATCCCGCTGAGGGAGGCGTTCGCCCACTCGTGCAACACGGCGTTCATCAACGCGCGGGACAAGGTGTCCCAGGCTCAGGTGAGCGCTGCGGCGCAGTCTCTCGGTGTCGGGCTTCCCTCTGACACGCTGAATTTCGACGGCTTCCTCGGGTCCGTTCCGGCCGCGGCGGAGGGCACGGAGCACGCGGCCTCCATGATCGGCCAGGGCAAGGTCCTGATGTCGCCGCTGGCGGCAGCGGTCATGGCCGGCTCAGTCGGCAAGGGCGCGCCGGTCACACCGAAGCTGGTCCTCGGGGAGGGGACCGCAGCCACTCCCGGGGCCACTGCGAGCGGTTCGCCGTCACCATCGACGACGACGGCGCCGATCGAGAAGCCGATCACGCCGGCGGAATCGGTGAAGCTCAAGGACCTCATGCGGGCCGTCGTGACATCGGGCCACGCAGGATTCCTGTCTGACGTCCCGGGTGCTCCTGTCGGGGCGAAGACCGGTACGGCCGAGTTCGGCACGGACAACCCGCCCAAGACCCACGCCTGGATCGTGGCGACGCACGGCGATCTCGCTGTCGCGGTCTTCGTCGAGGACGGTGGCTTGGGCGCCGACACGAGCGGTCCTCTGCTGAAGAAGTTCCTGGTCGGAGCCGCCGGCTAG
- a CDS encoding GlsB/YeaQ/YmgE family stress response membrane protein, with protein sequence MGFVAFLILGLICGAIAKMIMPGEHGGGWISTLILGVVGALLGGWIGAVVFNVGLAGFWSLQTWILAIVGSAIVLFVFGLFSHSGRGAGHRTSH encoded by the coding sequence ATGGGCTTTGTGGCATTCCTTATTCTGGGTCTCATTTGCGGTGCGATCGCCAAGATGATCATGCCCGGCGAACATGGTGGAGGGTGGATCTCCACCCTGATCCTCGGGGTCGTCGGAGCACTTCTCGGCGGCTGGATCGGCGCCGTCGTCTTCAACGTCGGACTCGCCGGCTTCTGGAGCCTCCAGACATGGATCCTCGCCATCGTCGGATCGGCGATCGTCCTCTTCGTCTTCGGGCTGTTCAGTCACAGCGGCCGCGGCGCCGGCCATCGCACCAGTCACTGA
- the rlmC gene encoding 23S rRNA (uracil(747)-C(5))-methyltransferase RlmC, producing the protein MQCDYFDAGTCRSCTEMGVPYPTQVARKEEHLRRQLGAFPGIEWLPSFTAAESGFRNKAKMVISGDPGSPTLGILDTDGLGVDLRACGLCSPGLTAAFPVLADFISTTGLIPYDVPRRRGEVKYLIVTESPDGELMVRFVLRSTRQLAQLRDALPRLQAALPAAVVVSANIHPEHKATLEGDEEIILTAQESLPMRLDALTLHLRTRSFFQTNTAVARELYRQGTAWVDEVGPSTLWDLYCGVGGFALHAARADREVTGIEVSAEAVASARLSASDAGLPHTGFVAADATAFVRDAVELPELVIVNPPRRGLGAELASLLEDSEVRHVLYSSCNAVSLGKDLTRMPGLAPVKARLMDMFPQSHHYETMVLLERRAA; encoded by the coding sequence ATGCAGTGTGACTACTTTGACGCCGGGACGTGCCGCTCCTGTACGGAGATGGGCGTGCCGTACCCCACCCAGGTGGCCCGGAAGGAAGAGCATCTGCGCCGACAGCTCGGCGCTTTCCCCGGCATCGAATGGCTCCCCTCATTCACTGCGGCCGAATCCGGCTTCCGCAACAAGGCCAAAATGGTCATCTCCGGAGACCCCGGCTCCCCCACCCTGGGCATCCTCGACACCGACGGCCTGGGCGTGGACCTGCGCGCCTGCGGGCTGTGCTCCCCCGGCCTGACGGCCGCCTTCCCGGTCCTGGCGGACTTCATCAGCACCACAGGCCTGATCCCGTATGACGTGCCGCGCCGCCGGGGTGAGGTCAAGTACCTCATCGTGACCGAATCGCCCGACGGCGAGCTCATGGTGCGGTTCGTCCTGCGCAGCACCCGGCAGCTCGCTCAGCTGCGGGACGCCCTGCCGCGGCTTCAGGCGGCGCTTCCGGCCGCCGTCGTCGTGTCCGCGAACATCCACCCCGAGCACAAGGCGACCCTCGAAGGCGACGAGGAGATCATCCTGACCGCTCAGGAGTCGCTGCCGATGCGGCTGGACGCCCTGACACTGCACCTGCGCACCCGGAGCTTTTTCCAGACCAACACCGCGGTGGCCCGGGAGCTCTACCGTCAAGGCACGGCATGGGTGGACGAGGTCGGACCTTCCACGCTGTGGGACCTCTATTGCGGCGTGGGCGGCTTCGCCCTCCACGCGGCGCGCGCCGACCGTGAGGTCACGGGCATCGAGGTGAGCGCGGAGGCCGTGGCCAGCGCCCGCCTCAGCGCCTCGGACGCCGGTCTTCCCCACACAGGATTCGTCGCAGCGGACGCCACGGCCTTCGTCCGGGACGCCGTCGAGCTTCCCGAGCTCGTGATCGTCAACCCGCCGCGTCGCGGGCTGGGAGCGGAACTCGCCTCCCTCCTCGAGGACTCCGAAGTGCGCCACGTCCTGTATTCCAGCTGCAACGCGGTGAGCCTGGGCAAGGATCTGACCCGGATGCCCGGCCTCGCTCCGGTGAAGGCCCGGCTCATGGACATGTTCCCGCAGAGCCACCACTACGAGACCATGGTGCTGCTTGAGCGCCGCGCCGCCTGA
- a CDS encoding DUF3054 domain-containing protein: MNSPSKPLLTAAIVLDVVLILVFAGIGRDAHHRDQGVLGIFVTAWPFLVGAAIGWLAGRAWRAPLRLWPAGVSVWLGALVGGMVLRALTAQVVVLPFFIVATLFLALVLLGWRAVWLLVARRGSKRRAL, encoded by the coding sequence ATGAACTCCCCCAGCAAGCCCCTCCTGACCGCTGCGATCGTCCTGGACGTCGTGCTGATCCTCGTGTTCGCGGGGATCGGACGCGACGCCCACCACCGGGATCAAGGCGTCCTCGGAATCTTCGTCACCGCCTGGCCGTTCCTGGTCGGCGCCGCGATCGGCTGGCTCGCCGGACGCGCCTGGCGGGCCCCGCTCCGCCTGTGGCCTGCCGGCGTCTCCGTCTGGCTGGGCGCACTCGTCGGCGGAATGGTGCTGCGCGCTCTCACCGCTCAGGTGGTGGTGCTCCCGTTCTTCATCGTGGCCACCCTCTTCCTGGCACTGGTCCTGCTCGGCTGGCGCGCCGTGTGGCTCCTGGTCGCGCGACGCGGATCAAAGCGCCGGGCCCTGTAA
- a CDS encoding Lrp/AsnC family transcriptional regulator, with product MITAFVHIKTDTSSIPESAQQIAAIEGISEVYSVTGDWDLIAIAKVSKHEDLADVIADRLSKVPAVVHTTTHIAFRSYSKEDLDEAFSMGFDG from the coding sequence GTGATCACCGCATTCGTCCACATCAAGACGGACACCTCCTCCATCCCGGAATCCGCGCAGCAGATCGCGGCCATCGAGGGCATCTCCGAGGTCTACTCGGTCACCGGCGATTGGGATCTCATCGCCATCGCCAAGGTGAGCAAGCATGAGGATCTGGCAGACGTCATCGCCGACCGCCTGTCCAAGGTCCCGGCCGTCGTCCACACGACGACCCACATCGCCTTCCGTTCCTATTCCAAGGAGGACCTTGACGAGGCCTTCTCCATGGGCTTCGACGGCTGA
- the trpD gene encoding anthranilate phosphoribosyltransferase: protein MSNDVQTPRVPWTWPLLISALVRGEDLPAEATAWAMAEVMDGAANPAQLAGFLVGLRAKGETVEEIDGLAGTMLARAERISVPGETLDIVGTGGDGLDTVNISTMSSLVVVGAGRTVVKHGNRGASTKAGSADVIEALGVRLDLPAQRVAEIAAEVGITLCFAQVFHPSFRHAGGVRRDLGIPTAFNVLGPLTNPAGVTAQALGVANERMAPLMAGVLARRGTRALVFRGDDGRDKITTSGLSTVWEVRDGEVQVHRLDPRDFGVELVPVEALKGSDADSNADLVRRFLAGEKGPVRDAVVLNAAAGLVAADAAYETPLQERLKEAQRVAEESIDSGAAADVLERWVQASRR from the coding sequence GTGAGTAACGACGTTCAGACCCCGCGAGTTCCCTGGACCTGGCCGCTCCTGATCAGCGCACTCGTCCGCGGCGAAGATCTGCCGGCCGAGGCCACGGCCTGGGCCATGGCCGAGGTGATGGACGGGGCCGCGAATCCGGCGCAGCTCGCCGGGTTCCTGGTGGGCCTGCGGGCCAAGGGCGAGACCGTGGAGGAGATCGACGGGCTGGCCGGCACGATGCTGGCGCGGGCCGAGCGCATCTCCGTCCCCGGCGAGACCCTGGACATCGTCGGCACGGGTGGCGACGGTCTGGACACGGTCAACATCTCGACCATGTCCTCGCTCGTGGTGGTCGGCGCCGGCCGAACCGTGGTCAAGCACGGCAACCGGGGGGCGTCGACGAAGGCGGGGTCGGCCGATGTGATCGAGGCCCTCGGGGTGCGCCTCGATCTGCCGGCCCAGCGAGTCGCGGAGATCGCGGCAGAAGTCGGGATCACCCTGTGTTTCGCCCAGGTCTTCCACCCCTCCTTCCGGCATGCCGGTGGAGTGCGCCGGGATCTCGGCATCCCGACGGCGTTCAACGTCCTGGGGCCGCTGACCAACCCGGCCGGCGTCACGGCGCAGGCGCTCGGCGTCGCCAATGAGCGGATGGCGCCGCTGATGGCCGGAGTGCTCGCGCGTCGCGGGACCCGCGCTCTGGTGTTCCGCGGGGACGACGGCCGCGACAAGATCACGACCTCCGGCTTGTCGACCGTCTGGGAGGTCCGCGACGGCGAGGTCCAGGTCCATCGCCTGGACCCCAGGGACTTCGGCGTGGAGCTCGTGCCGGTCGAGGCGCTCAAGGGGTCCGACGCGGACAGCAACGCCGACCTGGTGCGCCGTTTCCTGGCGGGGGAGAAGGGGCCGGTGCGTGACGCCGTCGTGCTCAATGCCGCCGCCGGACTCGTCGCCGCCGACGCCGCATACGAGACTCCACTGCAGGAGCGGCTGAAGGAGGCCCAGCGGGTCGCCGAAGAATCGATCGACTCCGGTGCGGCCGCCGACGTGCTCGAACGGTGGGTTCAGGCCAGCCGCCGCTGA
- the ctaE gene encoding aa3-type cytochrome oxidase subunit III, giving the protein MTTATHAPSTPAHPTLNRPNMVSVGTVVWLSSELMFFAGLFAMYFTLRSTSGELWAEETAKLNFPFALVNTIVLVLSSFTCQMGVFAAERLQPRRTGSIFQFTRWGMNEWFILTFLMGAFFVAGQATEYAMLTSEHVTLNANAYGSAFYMTTGFHGLHVIGGLIAFLFILGRSYAAKKFGHFEATSAIVTSYYWHFVDVVWIGLFLVIYVLK; this is encoded by the coding sequence GTGACCACAGCGACTCATGCCCCCAGTACCCCGGCGCATCCCACGCTGAACAGGCCAAACATGGTTTCCGTTGGGACCGTGGTGTGGCTGTCCAGCGAGCTGATGTTCTTCGCCGGCCTTTTTGCCATGTACTTCACCCTGCGCTCCACTTCCGGTGAGCTCTGGGCCGAAGAGACTGCGAAGCTGAACTTCCCCTTCGCCCTGGTGAACACCATTGTTCTGGTGCTCTCCTCCTTCACCTGCCAGATGGGCGTCTTCGCCGCAGAGCGTCTGCAGCCCCGCCGCACCGGCAGCATCTTCCAGTTCACCCGCTGGGGGATGAACGAATGGTTCATCCTGACGTTCCTCATGGGTGCCTTCTTCGTGGCCGGTCAGGCCACCGAGTACGCGATGCTGACCAGCGAGCACGTGACCCTGAACGCGAACGCCTACGGTTCGGCCTTCTACATGACCACGGGCTTCCACGGCCTGCACGTCATCGGCGGCCTCATCGCGTTCCTCTTCATCCTCGGACGTTCGTACGCGGCCAAGAAGTTCGGCCACTTCGAAGCGACTTCGGCGATCGTGACCTCCTACTACTGGCACTTCGTCGACGTCGTGTGGATCGGCCTCTTCCTGGTCATCTACGTCCTGAAGTGA